A stretch of the Synechocystis sp. PCC 7338 genome encodes the following:
- the rre2 gene encoding high salinity-induced biofilm formation responseregulaton Rre2: MEKADEKKGNILLVDDLPNNLQLLSDLLVNLGYTVRSVTSGKMALRTLQVKRPDLILLDIKMPDMDGYQVCEMIKKEEELQDIPIIFISALGDTFDKVKAFECGGVDYITKPFQIEEVVARIEGQLTIQRQRIALKREVRKRREAEEVLYQSRALLSSVLNSALDGIAAMQAVRNPQTGDIEDFRCLVINPILSKAFNRSREDLIGRVLLKRFLQRLDPQLFDQFVNLVETGTFLTQDIYFPIANSDWYHFVAVKLGDGFAVTVRDITDRKRMELELQAANQQLQLLANIDGLTHIANRRRFDEYLAQEWQRHCREQKPLALILVDIDYFKAYNDLYGHQQGDDCLQKVAHTLVDIAKRITDLVARYGGEEFVVVLPNTNQQDALAMAESMLEAIAALAIPHEGSSVSQHVTISIGISSIIPTAEDTVERIIGEADQALYSAKSQGRNRACLG; this comes from the coding sequence ATGGAAAAAGCGGATGAAAAAAAGGGAAATATTCTGTTAGTAGATGACTTGCCTAACAACCTGCAATTGTTGAGTGATTTACTGGTTAATTTGGGCTACACAGTGCGGAGCGTTACCAGTGGCAAAATGGCCCTTAGAACCTTGCAAGTTAAACGTCCGGATTTGATTTTGCTGGATATCAAGATGCCAGATATGGACGGCTATCAAGTCTGTGAAATGATCAAAAAAGAAGAAGAATTACAGGATATTCCCATTATTTTCATCAGTGCCCTAGGGGACACTTTTGATAAAGTTAAAGCTTTTGAATGTGGTGGGGTAGACTACATTACCAAACCATTTCAAATCGAAGAAGTGGTAGCTCGTATAGAGGGTCAGCTTACCATTCAAAGACAGCGAATAGCCCTCAAAAGAGAAGTAAGAAAGCGTCGAGAAGCGGAGGAAGTCCTTTACCAGTCGAGGGCCCTACTTTCCAGTGTCTTAAATTCCGCCTTAGACGGCATTGCAGCCATGCAAGCGGTGCGTAATCCCCAAACGGGGGACATTGAGGATTTTCGTTGTTTGGTGATTAATCCCATTCTTTCCAAAGCTTTTAACCGGAGTCGGGAGGATTTAATTGGCCGGGTATTACTGAAGCGTTTTTTACAGCGTTTAGATCCTCAACTTTTTGATCAATTTGTCAACTTGGTGGAGACGGGTACTTTTTTAACCCAAGATATTTATTTTCCCATTGCTAATTCTGATTGGTATCATTTTGTGGCGGTGAAGTTAGGGGATGGTTTTGCTGTAACGGTGCGGGATATTACTGATCGAAAAAGAATGGAATTGGAATTACAAGCAGCTAACCAACAGTTGCAATTATTAGCCAATATTGATGGTTTAACTCACATTGCTAACCGCCGTCGTTTTGATGAGTATTTAGCCCAGGAATGGCAAAGACATTGTCGTGAACAAAAACCATTGGCTTTAATTCTGGTAGATATTGATTATTTCAAAGCTTACAACGATCTTTATGGTCATCAACAGGGGGATGATTGTTTGCAAAAAGTAGCCCATACTTTGGTGGATATTGCCAAACGTATCACTGATTTAGTTGCCCGTTACGGTGGCGAGGAATTTGTGGTAGTTTTGCCTAATACGAATCAGCAAGACGCTTTGGCCATGGCAGAAAGTATGCTCGAGGCGATCGCCGCTTTGGCCATTCCCCACGAAGGTTCTTCCGTCAGTCAACATGTGACCATTAGCATTGGCATCAGTAGCATAATTCCCACCGCCGAAGACACCGTTGAAA
- the hik12 gene encoding high salinity-induced biofilm formation sensor histidine kinase Hik12, which translates to MRINNTFFNSLVDFPSVSWQKQVITAIAIYGATYISQLFITYAGTASSPIWIPTGIAVGFLAIWGYPVWPGMLGGLLLGEAMALHGLESTANLMLTVAITGVVGLVNLFSIYLSHRLTAENYLFSKIKNIIRFIIFVCFGSRLPAAIICPLLLYLFDKIPFNLYSEVAYTWLLSDSFALLIFTPFIIACSHNFKAFIKLLQEQWLEATIIVFCVLLIVKIIANGYPIEYLLIPFLLWSAFRFTEVGSSLLTIVVSGLLVLILALDQEKIVTKNQLLLLQSILACISMTTLVLNAVLSENERSKNQLFTTNQILIDQNQKLQELYQQRELERAQREKILIEYNESLQKQVDLVRAKEIAESEAKAKSTFVANMSHELRSPLNAIIGFSQLMLRTKNLPMEQYENAGIIQRSGEYLLSLINNILDFSKIEAGKTHLNTHHFDLYLLLDDLEDMLHLKASNEGIKLIFIRDHNLPRYIYGDEIKLRQILLNLLSNAIKFTTEGEVVLTSNFRNVEQGELVDEETETESKSKYWLDFTIQDTGKGISEVELSHLFEAFSQTESGRNAQEGTGLGLAITRQFIKLMGGEITVSSVVDKGTTFSFSILVDLGEITLSREPNSAKKVLALTPGQPAYKILVVDDKSVNRQLLIKLLAPFGFEIEEASNGQEAIALWESWEPHLIFMDMRMPVMDGYEATKHIKGQVKGNATAVVALTASVLEEEKAIVLSAGCDDFLRKPFRENTIFDALTKHLGVTYVYESVPEKNDGQGDTALKPESFLIMSQDWLTQLSHYLLEADTEQVMKLIAEIPASGSELEQNLTKLVRRFEFEKILDLIEPLS; encoded by the coding sequence ATGCGAATTAATAATACTTTTTTCAACAGCTTGGTTGATTTTCCATCAGTTTCCTGGCAGAAGCAAGTCATAACGGCGATCGCCATCTATGGAGCCACCTACATTTCCCAATTATTTATTACCTATGCGGGTACAGCTTCATCACCAATTTGGATTCCCACTGGTATTGCTGTCGGTTTTTTAGCCATTTGGGGCTATCCAGTCTGGCCGGGCATGTTGGGGGGATTGTTATTGGGGGAAGCCATGGCCCTCCACGGTTTAGAAAGCACTGCCAATCTGATGTTAACGGTGGCAATTACCGGAGTAGTTGGTTTGGTTAATCTTTTTTCGATTTATCTTAGCCATCGACTCACAGCGGAAAATTATCTATTCTCTAAGATAAAAAATATTATTAGATTTATTATTTTTGTCTGCTTTGGCAGTCGTTTACCCGCCGCCATTATTTGCCCACTTTTATTATATTTATTTGATAAAATTCCTTTTAATTTATATTCTGAAGTCGCCTATACTTGGTTACTAAGTGATTCTTTTGCTCTGTTGATTTTTACTCCTTTTATTATTGCCTGCAGCCATAACTTCAAAGCATTTATTAAGTTACTACAAGAACAATGGTTAGAAGCGACTATCATAGTTTTTTGCGTTTTATTAATTGTTAAAATTATTGCCAATGGCTATCCCATTGAATATCTACTCATTCCCTTTTTGCTTTGGTCAGCCTTTCGTTTCACCGAAGTTGGATCTTCCCTATTAACAATTGTTGTTTCTGGACTATTAGTATTAATCCTTGCCCTAGACCAAGAAAAAATTGTCACCAAAAATCAACTTTTATTGTTGCAATCAATTTTGGCTTGCATCAGTATGACCACCCTAGTTTTAAATGCGGTTCTCAGTGAAAATGAAAGATCTAAAAATCAATTATTTACGACTAATCAAATATTAATAGATCAAAACCAAAAACTCCAAGAACTTTATCAACAAAGGGAATTAGAAAGAGCCCAAAGAGAAAAAATTCTTATAGAATATAATGAATCGCTACAAAAGCAAGTTGACCTAGTAAGGGCAAAAGAAATAGCTGAAAGTGAAGCTAAGGCCAAAAGCACATTTGTAGCCAATATGAGCCACGAACTACGTTCTCCCCTTAATGCCATCATTGGCTTTTCTCAGTTAATGTTGCGTACCAAAAACTTACCAATGGAGCAATATGAAAATGCTGGTATTATTCAACGTAGCGGAGAATATTTATTAAGTTTGATTAATAATATCCTTGATTTTTCTAAAATTGAAGCTGGTAAAACCCATTTAAATACCCATCATTTTGACCTTTATCTTTTACTAGACGATCTGGAGGATATGCTCCATCTTAAAGCGTCTAACGAAGGTATAAAATTAATTTTTATTCGAGACCATAACTTACCCCGATACATTTATGGTGACGAAATTAAGCTAAGACAAATTTTACTAAATTTGCTCAGCAACGCAATTAAATTTACAACGGAAGGGGAAGTAGTGCTAACTAGTAACTTTAGAAATGTGGAGCAAGGGGAATTGGTGGATGAAGAGACAGAAACAGAATCTAAAAGTAAATATTGGTTAGACTTCACCATTCAAGATACGGGTAAAGGTATTAGTGAAGTCGAGCTAAGTCATTTATTTGAGGCTTTTTCCCAAACAGAATCCGGGCGCAATGCCCAAGAAGGCACCGGGTTGGGTTTAGCAATTACCCGTCAGTTTATTAAGTTAATGGGAGGGGAGATTACCGTTAGTAGTGTGGTTGACAAGGGGACCACCTTTAGCTTTTCGATTTTGGTGGATTTGGGAGAAATAACTTTAAGTCGGGAGCCCAACTCTGCTAAAAAAGTTCTTGCCCTCACCCCGGGGCAACCGGCCTATAAAATCCTGGTGGTGGACGATAAGAGTGTGAATCGTCAATTACTAATCAAACTCCTCGCTCCCTTTGGTTTTGAAATTGAAGAAGCTAGTAACGGTCAGGAGGCGATCGCCTTGTGGGAGAGCTGGGAGCCCCATTTAATCTTCATGGACATGAGAATGCCAGTGATGGACGGTTATGAAGCAACCAAACACATCAAAGGTCAGGTCAAAGGCAATGCAACGGCGGTGGTGGCCCTAACGGCCAGTGTGCTAGAGGAAGAAAAGGCGATCGTGCTTTCTGCAGGATGCGATGATTTTCTCCGTAAGCCATTCCGGGAAAATACCATTTTTGACGCCTTGACCAAACATTTAGGAGTAACATATGTTTATGAGTCAGTCCCAGAGAAAAACGATGGCCAAGGAGACACAGCATTGAAACCAGAGAGTTTTCTAATTATGTCCCAGGACTGGTTGACTCAGTTATCCCATTATCTTTTGGAAGCTGATACTGAGCAGGTAATGAAATTGATAGCAGAAATTCCCGCTTCAGGGTCAGAATTGGAGCAAAATCTAACTAAATTAGTGCGTAGGTTTGAATTTGAAAAAATTCTCGATCTAATTGAGCCTTTATCGTAG
- a CDS encoding GNAT family N-acetyltransferase, giving the protein MNTVYLRPYRPSDLNNIIHVFTEAVHQLGIRHYSPAQLNAWCPSEPDQQRWHDRLESMVILVAEQGATIVGFIGYDGAGLIDLLFVHPTFARRGITTMLMQAVERLALANGVSQLQTKASMVARPFFESRGFVVTAEETVTIGGENLRRFAMDKIIKPIQ; this is encoded by the coding sequence GTGAACACTGTCTATCTACGCCCATATCGCCCTTCAGATTTAAACAATATTATTCACGTCTTCACTGAAGCTGTCCATCAGTTAGGCATTAGACATTATTCCCCAGCCCAACTGAATGCTTGGTGCCCCTCTGAACCAGACCAGCAACGGTGGCACGATCGTCTGGAGTCCATGGTGATACTTGTGGCTGAGCAAGGAGCAACCATTGTCGGCTTTATTGGCTACGATGGCGCTGGATTAATTGATTTGCTTTTTGTCCATCCAACCTTTGCCCGTCGGGGCATTACCACTATGCTGATGCAAGCGGTGGAGCGGTTGGCCCTTGCCAACGGAGTAAGTCAACTTCAGACCAAAGCAAGTATGGTGGCTCGGCCATTTTTCGAGTCCAGAGGATTTGTTGTGACAGCGGAAGAAACCGTTACCATAGGGGGAGAAAATTTACGCCGATTTGCCATGGATAAAATTATCAAACCAATTCAATAG
- the hemJ gene encoding protoporphyrinogen oxidase HemJ yields MPKCEYFFLPCPLSTFTMAYYWFKAFHLIGIVVWFAGLFYLVRLFVYHAEADLEPEPAKTILKKQYELMEKRLYNIITTPGMVVTVAMAIGLISTEPEILKSGWLHIKLTFVALLLLYHFYCGRVMKKLVQGESQWSGQQFRALNEAPTILLVVIVLLAVFKSNLPLDATTWLIVALVIAMAASIQLYAKKRRRDQALLTEQQNAASAQN; encoded by the coding sequence ATGCCCAAGTGCGAGTATTTCTTCCTCCCTTGTCCACTGTCGACGTTTACCATGGCCTACTACTGGTTTAAAGCCTTTCACCTGATTGGCATTGTTGTTTGGTTTGCTGGATTATTTTATTTAGTGCGTCTTTTTGTCTATCACGCTGAAGCAGACCTGGAGCCGGAACCAGCCAAAACCATCCTTAAAAAACAGTATGAGTTGATGGAAAAGCGGCTTTATAATATCATCACGACCCCCGGCATGGTGGTTACCGTGGCCATGGCGATCGGTCTTATTTCCACGGAACCAGAAATTCTCAAATCCGGTTGGCTCCATATCAAACTCACCTTTGTAGCTTTACTTTTGCTCTACCATTTCTACTGTGGAAGGGTGATGAAAAAGTTGGTTCAGGGAGAATCCCAATGGAGTGGGCAACAGTTTCGGGCATTAAATGAGGCCCCGACTATTTTGCTCGTGGTAATTGTCCTACTGGCGGTGTTTAAGAGTAATTTGCCCCTGGATGCCACCACTTGGTTAATTGTGGCTTTGGTAATTGCCATGGCAGCTTCGATTCAACTCTATGCCAAAAAACGTCGCCGGGACCAAGCACTACTGACGGAACAGCAAAATGCGGCTTCGGCCCAAAATTAG
- the cysH gene encoding phosphoadenosine phosphosulfate reductase, which produces MSHTLTKLDLPTLQTDLENATAQQIITWAAQTFGPGLVMSTSFGIQAAVMLHLVTSIVPNIPVIWIDTGYLPLETYQFADQLTKRLQLNLKVYQSPLSPARMEALYGKLWQQKDVESLNRYDQIRKVEPMQRALKELEAIAWLTGLRRDQTRHRQNLKPVDLQGNQYKVLPILDWTSKMVYEYLTAYDLPYHPFFDQGYVSVGDWHSSRPLTAHDEDERDTRFHGLKQECGLHLPLSPEAGQSLDSSAL; this is translated from the coding sequence ATGTCCCATACTCTGACTAAGCTCGATCTACCTACCCTACAAACGGATCTGGAAAATGCCACCGCCCAACAGATCATTACCTGGGCGGCCCAGACCTTTGGCCCCGGCTTGGTGATGAGTACTAGTTTCGGCATTCAGGCGGCGGTGATGCTCCATTTGGTGACTAGTATTGTGCCCAATATTCCCGTTATCTGGATTGACACGGGCTATTTACCGCTGGAAACCTATCAGTTTGCGGATCAATTGACCAAACGATTGCAATTGAATTTAAAAGTTTACCAATCTCCCCTCAGTCCGGCCCGCATGGAAGCCCTCTACGGCAAACTCTGGCAACAGAAGGACGTGGAATCCCTCAATCGCTATGACCAGATTCGCAAGGTGGAACCGATGCAGAGGGCTTTAAAGGAGTTAGAGGCGATCGCCTGGTTAACGGGGTTAAGAAGAGACCAAACTCGGCACCGCCAGAACTTAAAACCAGTGGATCTCCAGGGCAATCAATACAAGGTGTTGCCTATTTTGGACTGGACTTCTAAGATGGTTTATGAATACCTGACAGCCTACGATTTACCCTACCATCCCTTTTTTGACCAGGGCTATGTATCCGTGGGGGATTGGCATTCCAGCCGGCCCTTGACGGCCCATGATGAGGATGAAAGGGACACCCGTTTCCACGGCCTCAAACAGGAATGTGGTTTGCATTTACCCCTGTCGCCGGAAGCTGGCCAGAGTTTGGATTCCAGTGCTTTGTAG
- the hrcA gene encoding heat-inducible transcriptional repressor HrcA has product MVKPLRLNDRHQQILRATVQHYIATAEPVGSQTLVQEYQFAVSSATIRNALGQLEKAGLLYQPHVSAGRVPSDSGYRIYVDNLLTWSDRQSRTVKQQLENEINGDKWHFEALIQRMGQILAGLSGYIALITFPQTETVQLRHLQLMLLPSHQILIILVTDSYHTHSLTLDLPATMEAKEEGELEQELAIFSNFLNAQLRGKNLSELSHLNWQELDQKFSIYADFLLGLQQQIKPLLQRRMAGPLVVHGVSKVIQQPEFSQLEQVQMLLSLLEQEQEQLFSLLFDPDDCWDSLGNLGQEASLLMGEMAPRTRPVVTLRIGAENPLESMHPCTLVSAVYRQKQVPVGSVSILGPTRMVYQQTIPLVEQAAECLSEALSKN; this is encoded by the coding sequence ATGGTGAAGCCCCTCCGCTTAAACGATCGCCATCAGCAAATTCTCCGAGCCACCGTTCAGCACTACATCGCCACCGCCGAGCCTGTGGGATCCCAAACCCTGGTCCAGGAGTATCAATTTGCCGTCAGTTCCGCCACCATTCGCAATGCCCTCGGGCAACTAGAAAAAGCGGGTTTACTTTATCAGCCCCATGTGTCCGCCGGTCGGGTTCCTTCTGACTCCGGCTACCGCATCTACGTAGATAATCTTTTAACCTGGAGCGATCGCCAGAGCCGCACCGTTAAGCAACAATTAGAAAATGAAATTAACGGCGACAAGTGGCACTTTGAAGCCCTGATCCAGAGAATGGGGCAAATTTTGGCTGGTTTGAGCGGCTACATTGCCCTAATTACCTTTCCCCAAACGGAAACAGTGCAGTTGCGCCATCTACAATTGATGCTGTTACCGTCCCATCAGATATTAATTATTCTGGTTACTGACAGCTACCATACCCATTCCCTCACCCTGGATTTGCCCGCCACCATGGAAGCAAAGGAGGAAGGGGAATTGGAACAGGAATTGGCAATTTTTTCTAATTTTCTCAATGCCCAATTGCGAGGTAAAAACCTTTCCGAATTGAGCCATTTAAATTGGCAGGAGCTAGATCAGAAATTTAGTATTTACGCAGATTTTTTGCTGGGTTTACAACAACAAATCAAACCCCTTCTACAACGGCGCATGGCGGGGCCCTTAGTAGTCCATGGGGTTTCCAAGGTAATTCAGCAACCGGAGTTTTCCCAGTTGGAACAAGTGCAAATGTTGTTGTCTCTGTTGGAACAGGAACAGGAGCAATTGTTTTCCCTCTTATTTGACCCCGATGACTGTTGGGATAGTCTGGGTAACTTGGGCCAGGAAGCTAGTCTACTGATGGGGGAAATGGCCCCTCGGACTCGGCCCGTGGTGACCCTCCGCATTGGGGCGGAAAATCCCTTGGAATCCATGCATCCGTGCACCCTGGTATCGGCGGTTTACCGTCAAAAACAAGTCCCGGTGGGGAGTGTGAGCATTTTGGGACCTACCCGCATGGTGTATCAACAAACTATTCCCTTGGTAGAACAGGCCGCTGAGTGTTTATCGGAAGCATTGAGCAAAAATTAA
- a CDS encoding shikimate kinase, with product MAQDLIKEQLQGVNLFLIGMMGSGKSTVGPLLAEQLGYRFFDADVLIERVAGKAIADIFAEDGEDNFRNLETEVLGHLAAQTRSVIATGGGVVLRRQNWSYLHHGLVIWLDGSLELLLARLQGDEHRPLLQVENLEARLGNLLTQRQPLYAQADLRFPLQADQDPLAIAGELLATIPGLLKPQCSAEQN from the coding sequence ATGGCCCAGGACTTAATTAAAGAACAATTACAAGGCGTTAACCTGTTTCTGATCGGTATGATGGGCAGTGGTAAATCCACTGTCGGCCCACTGTTGGCGGAACAGTTGGGGTATCGTTTTTTCGATGCAGATGTGTTAATTGAGCGCGTGGCCGGTAAGGCGATCGCCGACATTTTTGCGGAAGATGGGGAAGATAATTTTCGGAATTTGGAAACGGAGGTGTTGGGACATCTGGCTGCCCAGACCAGAAGTGTGATTGCCACGGGTGGGGGAGTAGTGCTCCGGCGACAAAATTGGAGCTATCTGCACCACGGCCTGGTTATCTGGCTGGATGGTTCACTGGAATTACTCTTAGCCAGACTCCAGGGGGATGAACACCGGCCCCTGCTCCAGGTGGAAAATCTAGAGGCACGGTTAGGAAATTTATTGACCCAACGTCAACCCCTCTACGCCCAGGCAGATCTCCGGTTCCCCCTACAGGCGGATCAAGACCCTCTGGCGATCGCCGGGGAGTTACTGGCTACCATCCCAGGACTGCTTAAACCCCAATGCAGTGCCGAACAAAATTGA
- a CDS encoding transaldolase, translating to MGKNLLEQLRQFTVVVADTGDIQAIETFTPRDSTTNPSLITAAAQMPRYQEIVDSTLLKAKEEAGENASVKDIVRLAFDRLAVAFGVKILKIIPGRVSTEVDARLSYDTEATIAKARYLIGEYAKAGIDKKRILIKIASTWEGIKAAEVLEKEGIHCNLTLLFGLHQAIACAEAKVTLISPFVGRILDWYKKSTGKEYASHEDPGVQSVTTIYNYYKRFGYKTEVMGASFRNIGEITELAGCDLLTISPQLLDQLRNTEEDLPRKLDPATVPQDIEKIAMDKATFDKMHAEDPMASEKLAEGIAGFTKALEVLEHLLEERLKVLDGQEHIKHGAEEIFHAYDLDGDGFITREEWAGTDVVFDALDRDHDGKITAAEMSAGLGAAFRLASVS from the coding sequence ATGGGTAAGAATCTCCTCGAACAACTGCGACAATTTACGGTGGTGGTGGCCGACACCGGCGACATCCAAGCCATCGAAACCTTTACCCCCAGGGATTCCACCACTAATCCTTCCTTGATTACGGCGGCGGCCCAGATGCCCCGATACCAAGAAATTGTGGACAGCACCCTGCTCAAAGCTAAGGAGGAAGCGGGGGAAAATGCCTCCGTCAAAGACATTGTCCGCCTAGCCTTTGACCGTTTGGCCGTGGCTTTTGGGGTCAAAATTCTAAAAATTATCCCCGGTCGGGTTTCCACGGAAGTCGATGCCCGTCTTTCCTACGACACGGAAGCCACCATTGCTAAAGCCCGCTACCTGATTGGAGAATATGCCAAAGCTGGTATTGATAAAAAACGCATTCTGATCAAAATTGCTTCCACCTGGGAAGGCATTAAGGCGGCAGAAGTGCTGGAAAAAGAAGGCATCCACTGTAACCTCACCCTACTGTTTGGGCTCCACCAGGCGATCGCCTGTGCCGAAGCTAAAGTCACCCTCATTTCTCCCTTTGTCGGGCGCATTTTAGACTGGTATAAAAAATCGACCGGCAAGGAATATGCCAGCCACGAAGATCCTGGGGTGCAGTCCGTCACCACCATTTACAACTACTACAAACGCTTTGGTTATAAAACTGAAGTCATGGGGGCGAGTTTCCGCAATATTGGCGAAATAACCGAATTGGCCGGCTGTGACCTGTTGACCATTTCTCCCCAGCTATTAGACCAACTGCGTAACACTGAAGAGGATCTGCCCCGCAAACTTGATCCAGCCACAGTGCCCCAGGACATTGAAAAAATTGCCATGGACAAGGCCACCTTTGACAAAATGCATGCGGAAGATCCCATGGCGTCGGAAAAACTAGCCGAAGGCATTGCCGGATTTACCAAAGCTTTAGAGGTTTTGGAGCATCTGTTGGAAGAACGGTTAAAGGTTCTTGACGGCCAAGAACACATCAAACATGGGGCAGAGGAAATTTTCCATGCCTACGATCTAGATGGGGACGGTTTTATTACCAGGGAAGAATGGGCCGGCACCGATGTGGTTTTTGATGCCCTAGACCGGGATCACGATGGTAAGATTACAGCCGCTGAAATGTCTGCGGGCTTGGGGGCCGCTTTCCGTTTGGCTTCTGTCAGCTAA
- a CDS encoding DUF2862 domain-containing protein, whose translation MTIEIGQKVKVYRLRDRVSPDVVGKLGKVGVVKDFKMTDGSGIGAVVSFDDRTATWFFEDELKAI comes from the coding sequence ATGACGATTGAAATAGGTCAAAAAGTTAAGGTTTACCGCCTGCGGGACCGGGTTTCCCCCGATGTGGTGGGTAAACTGGGTAAAGTCGGTGTCGTTAAGGATTTTAAAATGACGGATGGCAGTGGCATCGGCGCCGTGGTTTCTTTTGATGACCGTACCGCCACCTGGTTTTTTGAGGACGAACTCAAAGCCATTTGA
- a CDS encoding ArsA family ATPase produces MALVLTFLGKGGVGRTTVAIAAAKKLAQAGQRVLVLGQDPSLAWQWGTTLSETAQGVEANIDGLLLSSTHLLERGWEKLKEVEAQYLRSPALKNIYGEELGVLPGMDEVLVLNALREYELSSRYDVLIYDGPGNLSTLRMLGIPEIASWYWRRFQKVLADSEVVQTLSPFVQPVASAVLSVNWSPDQMLNHPDGPQNLLQQGKTAIADPSRFAAYLVTSNDALAQKTAQSYWGGAQQVGVTVKGVIQTPLGNGSVDTSLFNPLAVAALPTYSQGNWQPLMDALPNPQAMGSAPRPLEIDANARQVKIFLPGFDKRQVKLTQSGPELTIEAGDQRRNIDLPGNLRGKAVAGAKFQGGYLIVSF; encoded by the coding sequence GTGGCATTAGTTCTAACTTTTTTAGGAAAAGGTGGCGTTGGCCGGACTACGGTGGCGATCGCCGCGGCCAAAAAGCTGGCCCAGGCAGGCCAGAGGGTGCTGGTGCTGGGGCAAGATCCTAGTTTGGCCTGGCAATGGGGGACGACCCTGTCGGAAACAGCCCAGGGGGTGGAAGCTAACATTGATGGTTTACTGCTCAGTTCCACCCATCTGCTAGAAAGGGGTTGGGAAAAGCTCAAGGAAGTGGAAGCCCAGTATCTCCGATCGCCGGCCTTGAAAAATATCTACGGGGAAGAATTGGGGGTACTGCCGGGTATGGACGAGGTGTTGGTGCTCAATGCCCTGCGGGAATACGAACTCAGCAGTCGCTACGACGTGCTGATTTACGACGGCCCCGGTAACCTCTCCACCCTGAGAATGTTGGGTATTCCCGAAATTGCCAGTTGGTATTGGCGACGCTTCCAGAAAGTATTGGCAGATTCAGAAGTGGTGCAGACCCTTTCCCCCTTTGTGCAGCCAGTGGCCAGTGCGGTGCTGAGTGTGAACTGGAGTCCTGACCAAATGCTCAACCACCCCGATGGCCCCCAGAATTTGCTCCAGCAGGGTAAAACGGCGATCGCCGACCCGAGTCGGTTTGCGGCCTACTTGGTTACTAGCAACGATGCCCTGGCTCAAAAAACAGCCCAGAGCTATTGGGGCGGGGCCCAGCAAGTGGGGGTAACGGTAAAGGGGGTGATTCAAACTCCCCTAGGCAACGGCAGTGTGGATACCAGTCTGTTTAATCCGTTGGCTGTTGCCGCTTTACCTACCTACAGCCAGGGTAATTGGCAACCCCTCATGGATGCGTTACCTAATCCCCAGGCCATGGGTTCTGCCCCCCGACCGTTGGAAATTGACGCTAATGCTCGACAGGTAAAGATATTTTTGCCCGGCTTTGATAAGCGCCAGGTGAAGTTAACCCAATCCGGGCCGGAATTGACCATCGAAGCAGGGGATCAACGGCGCAACATCGACCTCCCCGGTAACTTAAGGGGCAAAGCGGTGGCGGGGGCCAAATTCCAAGGAGGTTATTTAATTGTTAGTTTTTAG
- the msrA gene encoding peptide-methionine (S)-S-oxide reductase MsrA, which translates to MGVAIAVGSYLINPFSKVIPDPVVDTALVSSPSNGTEKAVFAGGCFWGLEAMFEEVRGVKDVRTGYSGGTEATANYARVSGGGTDHAESIEIVYDPAQVSYGELLKIFFSVGHDPTQVNRQGVDQGRQYRSAIFATTPEQKQVAQAYIDQLEKSQAFDQAIATEVNDFDAFYPAEDYHQDFVQRNPAHPYVLVHDLPKLHKFRQQYSDKLKTQS; encoded by the coding sequence GTGGGGGTGGCGATCGCCGTGGGTAGTTATTTAATCAATCCTTTTTCTAAAGTTATTCCCGATCCGGTGGTGGATACGGCTCTGGTATCGAGTCCCAGTAATGGAACCGAAAAAGCCGTTTTTGCCGGGGGCTGTTTTTGGGGTCTGGAAGCCATGTTTGAAGAAGTGCGGGGGGTTAAGGATGTACGAACGGGTTATAGCGGCGGTACTGAGGCGACGGCAAACTATGCCAGGGTGAGCGGCGGCGGCACGGACCATGCGGAATCCATTGAAATCGTTTACGACCCAGCCCAGGTAAGTTACGGCGAACTGTTGAAAATTTTCTTTTCCGTTGGCCACGACCCTACCCAAGTTAACCGCCAGGGGGTAGACCAGGGTCGTCAATATCGTTCGGCCATTTTTGCCACCACTCCCGAACAGAAACAGGTGGCCCAAGCCTACATCGACCAGCTAGAAAAAAGTCAAGCCTTTGACCAGGCGATCGCCACGGAGGTGAATGACTTTGATGCCTTTTATCCGGCGGAAGACTATCATCAAGATTTTGTCCAACGCAACCCAGCCCATCCCTATGTGTTAGTGCACGATTTGCCCAAACTGCATAAATTTCGTCAGCAGTACAGCGATAAATTGAAAACCCAAAGTTAG